The following coding sequences lie in one Fundulus heteroclitus isolate FHET01 chromosome 20, MU-UCD_Fhet_4.1, whole genome shotgun sequence genomic window:
- the LOC118567308 gene encoding ladderlectin-like isoform X2, whose product MKHILLLSILVCAAFSAPAEEQQEPQETAVDVQTEEMAPELGPAARFNFCPDGWFSFENQCFKFINTPMNWFNAEEHCNNLGGHLASVSNPRQYNYLQQLTQTAGQSIAWLGGFRLQNQWLWINREGFYYTNWQSQSSSSSYPCLYLRSAGGWGNTQCTSGYRFICSKNPFGC is encoded by the exons ATGAAGCACATCTTGCTCCTTTCGATTCTTGTGTGCGCTGCATTTTCAG CTCCTGCTGAAGAACAACAAGAGCCTCAAG AAACAGCAGTGGATGTCCAAACCGAGGAAATGGCTCCTGAACTGG GTCCTGCTGCTCGTTTTAACTTTTGTCCAGATGGTTGGTTCTCGTTTGAAAACCAATGCTTTAAGTTCATCAACACTCCCATGAACTGGTTCAATGCTGAG GAGCACTGCAACAATCTTGGTGGGCATCTGGCTTCAGTCTCCAATCCAAGACAGTACAATTACCTCCAACAGTTGACACAAACAGCTGGTCAGAGCATTGCATGGCTGGGAGGTTTCAGGCTGCAG AACCAGTGGCTGTGGATCAATCGTGAGGGATTCTACTACACCAACTGGCAGAGTCAATCATCCTCCAGTAGCTACCCCTGCCTCTACTTACGCTCTGCCg GTGGTTGGGGTAATACACAGTGTACCTCAGGATATCGTTTCATTTGCTCCAAGAATCCATTTGGCTGTTAA
- the wu:fc11c11 gene encoding piggyBac transposable element-derived protein 3, translating to MESLSSQSAKITLHYKLLCCAVGPISRDRGQVKFLFVSKVRKIHFCSSVHWTFSKETSKITMLPSTFYGKRRETAVVPVHPDISDDDEDDEDEDDDVSDPDFVPPTHNQDIPGPSNIGPTTKRKRLQPAVEVIQDSGSDSYSEDNDDDDNEQPAPQAKKPSKPSKSAARPTTWHKVDLNNTALPEYQHSTPDYIDVPFQYFTRYFDDQIIRHITYQTNLYAAQKDINTTFTTNENEILTFVAILIYMGIVELPSVDDYWAIETRVPQVAQLMSSKRFRLLKRVIHFNDNSMICGTSDRFFKIRPLFRFINTAFRRESQTPKQSVDEVMVAYKGKKAGNLRQYIKSKPDKWGFKLFARASEDGFIHDIVLYQGKTTLEAHDVPLKPEQEGLGATSQIVSVLASTMTFPTTTAIYADNFFTSLELVRYLRDHNCRFTGTARDNRIGKPPLRTIKDMEKKAVTRGTCDYVTSDDGILAVRDKHRHLYSSEGLLSNSVIITFFCQHFYVLKVMLKCSNTLYVFFLYFIYVYVL from the exons ATGGAATCTTTATCCAGCCAATCAGCAAAGATCACCCTACATTATAAGTTACTTTGTTGCGCAGTTGGACCAATAAGTAGAGACCGCGGTCAAGTCAAATTTCTCTTTGTCTCCAAAGTCAGAAAAATTCACTTTTGCAGCTCGGTTCACTGGACATTTTCAAAGGAAACATCAAAAATAACCATG ctTCCATCAACCTTTTATGGCAAGAGGAGGGAGACTGCGGTTGTGCCAGTCCACCCTGACAttagtgatgatgatgaggatgatgaggatgaagatgatgatgtgTCAGACCCTGACTTCGTCCCACCCACCCACAACCAGGACATTCCAGGCCCAAGCAACATAGGCCCCACCACCAAAAGGAAACGCTTGCAGCCTGCAGTGGAGGTGATCCAGGACAGTGGCAGCGACAGTTACAGTGaggacaatgatgatgatgataatgagcAGCCAGCACCACAAGCCAAGAAACCCAGCAAACCCAGTAAGTCAGCAGCCAGGCCAACAACCTGGCACAAAGTTGACCTGAACAACACAGCCCTGCCTGAATACCAGCACTCCACCCCTGACTACATTGATGTCCCTTTTCAGTACTTTACAAGGTACTTTGACGACCAAATCATCAGGCATATCACGTACCAAACCAACTTATATGCTGCTCAGAAGGACATCAACACCACTTTCACGACCAATGAGAATGAAATACTTACTTTTGTCGCCATCCTCATCTATATGGGTATTGTGGAGCTCCCGTCTGTTGATGACTACTGGGCCATAGAGACCAGGGTCCCGCAAGTTGCCCAACTAATGTCCTCAAAGAGGTTCAGGCTGCTTAAAAGGGTTATCCACTTCAATGACAACTCCATGATCTGTGGTACCAGTGACCGCTTCTTCAAAATCCGACCACTGTTCAGATTCATAAATACTGCCTTTAGACGTGAGTCACAGACCCCAAAACAGTCTGTAGATGAAGTGATGGTTGCCTACAAAGGGAAGAAAGCTGGCAACCTGAGGCAATATATTAAAAGCAAGCCAGACAAGTGGGGTTTCAAGTTGTTTGCCAGGGCATCTGAGGATGGCTTCATACATGACATTGTGCTATACCAGGGCAAGACTACCCTGGAAGCCCATGATGTTCCCCTAAAACCTGAACAAGAAGGCTTAGGTGCAACCAGCCAGATTGTATCTGTCCTTGCCAGTACCATGACCTTTCCCACCACCACAGCCATCTATGCTGATAACTTTTTCACCAGCCTGGAGCTAGTGCGTTACCTCCGAGACCACAACTGTAGGTTTACAGGGACCGCCAGAGACAACAGAATTGGAAAGCCTCCACTCAGGACAATCAAGGATATGGAGAAAAAGGCTGTCACTCGTGGTACCTGTGACTACGTCACCAGTGATGATGGGATACTGGCTGTCAG AGACAAACACAGACACTTGTATTCCTCAGAGGGTTTGTTGAGCAATTCTGTTATCATCACGTTTTTCTGTCAGCACTTTTATGTTCTGAAAGTgatgttaaaatgttcaaatacattatatgtgtttttcctgtattttatcTATGTATACGTATTGTAA